The nucleotide sequence GGACCACTGGTTCCTCGATGAACATCGGGTTAAGCGGCTCGAGCTCCGTGACGAGCTGTTTAGCGACCGTTTTCGTGGTCCGACCGTGCAGGTCAACACCGATATCCACCTCGGGTCCGACGGCTTCCCTGACCGCGGCCACTCGATCACGGGCCTTTCGAATCTGTGCGGGCGATTCTACCCGTTCGAGGCCCTCGGTAGCCAACATCTTCACCGCGGTAAAGCCCTCCTCGACCTTCTCGACGGCCGCCTGTGTCACCTCGTCGACCGTCTCGCCGGTCACCCATTGATACACACGCATCCGGTCACGGACGGGTCCGCCCAGAAGCTCGTAGACGGGTTTACCCATCCGTTTTCCTTTTATGTCCCAGAGAGCCTGGTCGATACCTGCGATCGCACTCATCAAGATCGGACCACCCCGGTAGAAGTCCCCCCTGTACAGCACCTGCCAATGTTCCTCGATCGGTGCTGGATCTTCGCCCAACAAATGCCGGTCTACGAGCTGGCGGACGGCGGCGGCAACAGGTCCTGCTTTCCCCTCGATCACGGGTTCCCCCCATCCGACTGTGCCGTCACTCGTCTCTAGCTTGAGAAACAACCAGCGGGGTGGTACCCGATAGAGTTCGTAGTCGATGATCTCCGTCATACGATTCAGTCAAAGAGGGCATTCCAGTCCTATTTATAAATTTGCCACCACTTCCGAGAAACCGAACGGCCGTCGGGAGTAGCGCCGACGACCCGTCGATGACCGTCGAGTCCCGGTGGGATGCCCCGAACCCAAGGGATATATCCGCGCGTCCGGTAGATTCCACCGAGATGAACCACCGAAGCGTGCCGGAGACACACTGGGGGCCCGCGACCGATTCCGTCCGAACCGGGGGCCGGTAGCGTGCCCTGGGGCGTCAACACGGAGTTCACCGAGGACGAGCCACAGGACGTGGAGATCGAAGAGGACGGAGAGAAAGTCGACCGCAGCGAGGAGGGGTCCGAGACCACCGAGGACTTCGACATCGACGAGGCGATTTCGAACCTGGACTGATACGGATTAGTGTAACTGTTCACCGGTGGTTCGCCGGACTGTCCTGGCGAACCACCGGTGCTGACTTACAATAAACAGTATGAACGGCTCGCCCGTATCGGACTCCGACGGCCGGGTCCCCGGGGCCGCACTGGTCCGCGTGTCACGAACGGGAGAACTCGAACCCACGACTAGCCGTGTGGACGTCTCGGACGGAGGGGGCGACGAGTGGCCGATCCGTCGCCGGCACGCGTCGCCGCGGACCGCGAAGTATAGGGTCGTCGGCACGAAGTAGGGGGCGTGACATTCGACGCGCTTCCCGACGGCTGGACGGTCTGGCACGAGGAGTCCGAGGGGCGGGCGATCCTGGCCTACCGTCCCGACGTGTTCGACACCGAGGCCTTCCCTGCGCCCTGTCTCCCGACTGTCTACCTCTCCCCGGGGTCGCCCCGGCGTCGGCCCGGGAGCGGGGAAAGCGACGGATGGACCGTCACGCTGTATCTCGAACCCGAAGTCGAGGCGCGGGTCGAGTCGGCGGACGACCGGCCGGCTGCCGTCGAGACGGCGGTCGAGTTCGCCCGCGCGTTCGCCGCCGGCGATGTCGACTACCGCGAGGTCTACCAGGTCCCACGGGAGGCGTACTTCGAGCGCCTCGACGAACTGCTCGGTCGCGAGGCTTAACCGACCGGGTCGTGAACGTTCGGGTATGTCGGAGGTCACGCTCATCGGAACGCGCCTCGCAGAGGTGGGCCGCGAGTTCGTCTTCCGCGGCGAATCCAGCGCCTGCGAGGGCTGTCCCTACCGCGGTCAGTGTCTCGACCTCTCTCCAGGGACCCGGTACCGGATCACGGGCGTTCGCGAGGGCGCTCAAACGCTCGACTGTGCCGTCCACGACGGCGGCGTTCGCGCCGTCGAGGTCGAACCGGCATCCATCCCCGCGAACGTGCCATCGAAGGGAGCCTACGCCGG is from Haloplanus salinarum and encodes:
- the dgoD gene encoding galactonate dehydratase, which codes for MTEIIDYELYRVPPRWLFLKLETSDGTVGWGEPVIEGKAGPVAAAVRQLVDRHLLGEDPAPIEEHWQVLYRGDFYRGGPILMSAIAGIDQALWDIKGKRMGKPVYELLGGPVRDRMRVYQWVTGETVDEVTQAAVEKVEEGFTAVKMLATEGLERVESPAQIRKARDRVAAVREAVGPEVDIGVDLHGRTTKTVAKQLVTELEPLNPMFIEEPVVPEHSDAIGEIARHTTIPIATGERLFSRWDYKPLFEAGHVDIIQPDLSHAGGITEVRKIATMAEAYDISVAPHCPLGPIALASSVQVDATVSNAFIQEQSLNMQYNDRGGLREYLSNPHVLDYEGGTMELPSGPGLGVEIDEERVRSRSEDSSEWSPPLWRTDDGVLAEW
- a CDS encoding DUF5820 family protein codes for the protein MTFDALPDGWTVWHEESEGRAILAYRPDVFDTEAFPAPCLPTVYLSPGSPRRRPGSGESDGWTVTLYLEPEVEARVESADDRPAAVETAVEFARAFAAGDVDYREVYQVPREAYFERLDELLGREA
- a CDS encoding UPF0179 family protein — protein: MSEVTLIGTRLAEVGREFVFRGESSACEGCPYRGQCLDLSPGTRYRITGVREGAQTLDCAVHDGGVRAVEVEPASIPANVPSKGAYAGSKTELAGSCPYTDCPSHTYCVPDGAELGAEYRIDEVVGDPPHDYCMLDRDLTLVELAPREE